Proteins encoded by one window of Bos indicus x Bos taurus breed Angus x Brahman F1 hybrid chromosome 12, Bos_hybrid_MaternalHap_v2.0, whole genome shotgun sequence:
- the RNF6 gene encoding E3 ubiquitin-protein ligase RNF6 isoform X1, which produces MNSGHLYSGKFPQKARSLSMNRSRSQSDDGGEETSSQDQHHQENERRWQQERLHREEAYYQFINNLNDEDYRLMRDHNLLGTPGEITSEELQQRLDGVKEQIASQPDLRNGTTARDAGIPREGSNEDSLLEWLNTFLRTGNATRSGQNGNQTWRAVSRTNPHSGEFRFSLEIHINHENRGFEMDGEDSVAMPFSDVSQDHAADGPQRPSSPVARRTRSQAAGNLSRGARIPRTRLGSRGQSSVEGSLSPLGRLRNGIGGASGSPGPGAPLTHLDTPSGRSELRQREGQRFGAAHVWENGARTNVTVRNTNQRLEPIRLRSTFRSRSRSPIQAPGGTVYHNSQRESRPYQQSTRRSVRRRGVTRVFLEQDPEGRGAASSLFSNSRLVSRITVEEEEEEPSRLPAAMRRHPTITLDLQVRRIRPGESSDRDSIANRTRSRVGLAENRISLERNSGGFHRSISRQERSGMRTYVSTITVPLRRVSEHELAEPSSTALRSILRQIMTGFGELSSLMEAESESEAQSDGSHGLVLRSDAGPPGGATGPPTGGAPRGRLARVELTPLHTLASDPVVGRSARNSGNLVETGTLPILRLAHFFLLNEGDDDDPTRGLTKEQIDNLSTRNYEHSGADGEPGKACSVCISDYVAGNKLRQLPCMHEFHIHCIDRWLSENCTCPVCRQPVLGSGLANSG; this is translated from the exons ATGAACTCTGGACATCTGTATTCTGGAAAATTTCCTCAA AAAGCCAGGAGTCTCAGCATGAATCGATCTAGATCTCAATCAGATGATGGTGGTGAAGAAACCTCATCCCAAGACCAGCatcatcaagaaaatgagagaaggtGGCAGCAAGAGCGTCTCCACAGAGAAGAAGCCTATTACCAGTTTATAAACAACCTCAATGATGAAGATTACCGGCTGATGAGAGACCATAATCTTTTAGGCACTCCTG gaGAAATAACATCAGAAGAATTACAACAGCGGTTAGATGGTGTCAAGGAACAAATAGCATCTCAGCCTGACTTGAGAAATGGGACAACCGCCAGAG ACGCAGGAATCCCTCGAGAGGGTTCGAATGAAGATTCTCTGCTGGAATGGCTGAACACCTTTCTTCGCACAGGAAATGCAACTCGAAGTGGGCAGAATGGGAACCAGACCTGGAGAGCTGTGAGTCGAACCAACCCTCACAGTGGAGAGTTTCGGTTTAGTCTGGAAATCCACATCAACCACGAGAACAGAGGATTTGAAATGGATGGCGAAGACTCTGTGGCTATGCCCTTCTCAGATGTCAGTCAAGATCACGCTGCAGATGGGCCCCAGAGACCAAGCAGTCCTGTGGCCAGGCGAACCAGAAGCCAGGCTGCAGGGAATCTCAGCCGTGGTGCTCGCATTCCCAGGACACGCCTTGGCTCCAGGGGGCAGAGCTCAGTTGAAGGCTCTCTGTCTCCACTGGGAAGACTAAGAAATGGAATTGGGGGTGCATCTGGCAGTCCTGGACCTGGTGCCCCCCTCACTCATCTCGACACCCCATCAGGTAGAAGTGAActcaggcagagggaggggcagcGGTTTGGAGCAGCCCATGTCTGGGAAAATGGGGCCAGAACCAATGTCACAGTGAGGAATACAAACCAAAGACTAGAGCCTATAAGACTACGGTCTACTTTCAGGAGTCGGAGCCGGTCGCCGATTCAGGCGCCGGGTGGTACGGTTTACCATAATTCACAAAGAGAGAGCCGGCCTTACCAACAGAGCACCAGGCGGTCTGTCAGGAGGAGAGGGGTAACCCGGGTCTTCCTGGAGCAGGACCCAGAAGGCAGAGGGGCTGCGTCCTCGCTCTTCTCCAACTCCAGGCTCGTGTCCAGAATCAcggtggaagaggaggaggaggagcccagcaggctgcctGCGGCCATGCGGCGACACCCGACCATCACCCTGGACCTGCAGGTGAGGAGAATTCGTCCCGGAGAGAGCAGCGACCGCGACAGCATCGCCAACAGGACTCGGTCTCGGGTGGGGCTGGCGGAGAACCGGATCTCCTTGGAGAGAAACAGCGGGGGCTTCCACCGCAGCATCTCACGCCAGGAGCGCTCGGGGATGCGCACCTACGTGAGCACCATCACCGTACCGCTACGCAGGGTGTCTGAGCACGAGCTCGCCGAGCCGTCCTCCACAGCGCTGCGATCAATCCTAAGGCAGATCATGACTGGCTTTGGTGAGCTGAGTTCTCTCATGGAGGCCGAGTCAGAGTCAGAGGCGCAGAGCGATGGCTCGCACGGGCTAGTGCTGCGCTCAGACGCGGGTCCCCCGGGTGGGGCCACCGGCCCTCCCACGGGAGGAGCCCCCAGGGGCCGGCTGGCCCGCGTGGAGCTCACCCCGCTTCATACCCTAGCCAGCGACCCCGTGGTGGGCCGGTCTGCACGGAATTCAGGTAACTTAGTGGAGACGGGAACACTACCCATTCTTCGCCTCGCTCACTTCTTCCTGCTTAACGAGGGGGATGATGACGACCCCACGCGTGGTTTAACCAAAGAGCAGATCGACAATCTCTCCACCCGGAACTACGAGCACAGCGGTGCAGACGGCGAGCCGGGCAAGGCCTGCAGTGTGTGCATCAGTGACTATGTGGCCGGAAACAAGCTCAGGCAGTTACCCTGCATGCACGAGTTCCACATCCACTGCATCGACCGGTGGCTCTCAGAGAACTGCACCTGCCCCGTCTGCCGGCAGCCTGTCTTAGGGTCCGGCCTAGCCAACAGCGGGTGA
- the RNF6 gene encoding E3 ubiquitin-protein ligase RNF6 isoform X2: MNRSRSQSDDGGEETSSQDQHHQENERRWQQERLHREEAYYQFINNLNDEDYRLMRDHNLLGTPGEITSEELQQRLDGVKEQIASQPDLRNGTTARDAGIPREGSNEDSLLEWLNTFLRTGNATRSGQNGNQTWRAVSRTNPHSGEFRFSLEIHINHENRGFEMDGEDSVAMPFSDVSQDHAADGPQRPSSPVARRTRSQAAGNLSRGARIPRTRLGSRGQSSVEGSLSPLGRLRNGIGGASGSPGPGAPLTHLDTPSGRSELRQREGQRFGAAHVWENGARTNVTVRNTNQRLEPIRLRSTFRSRSRSPIQAPGGTVYHNSQRESRPYQQSTRRSVRRRGVTRVFLEQDPEGRGAASSLFSNSRLVSRITVEEEEEEPSRLPAAMRRHPTITLDLQVRRIRPGESSDRDSIANRTRSRVGLAENRISLERNSGGFHRSISRQERSGMRTYVSTITVPLRRVSEHELAEPSSTALRSILRQIMTGFGELSSLMEAESESEAQSDGSHGLVLRSDAGPPGGATGPPTGGAPRGRLARVELTPLHTLASDPVVGRSARNSGNLVETGTLPILRLAHFFLLNEGDDDDPTRGLTKEQIDNLSTRNYEHSGADGEPGKACSVCISDYVAGNKLRQLPCMHEFHIHCIDRWLSENCTCPVCRQPVLGSGLANSG; this comes from the exons ATGAATCGATCTAGATCTCAATCAGATGATGGTGGTGAAGAAACCTCATCCCAAGACCAGCatcatcaagaaaatgagagaaggtGGCAGCAAGAGCGTCTCCACAGAGAAGAAGCCTATTACCAGTTTATAAACAACCTCAATGATGAAGATTACCGGCTGATGAGAGACCATAATCTTTTAGGCACTCCTG gaGAAATAACATCAGAAGAATTACAACAGCGGTTAGATGGTGTCAAGGAACAAATAGCATCTCAGCCTGACTTGAGAAATGGGACAACCGCCAGAG ACGCAGGAATCCCTCGAGAGGGTTCGAATGAAGATTCTCTGCTGGAATGGCTGAACACCTTTCTTCGCACAGGAAATGCAACTCGAAGTGGGCAGAATGGGAACCAGACCTGGAGAGCTGTGAGTCGAACCAACCCTCACAGTGGAGAGTTTCGGTTTAGTCTGGAAATCCACATCAACCACGAGAACAGAGGATTTGAAATGGATGGCGAAGACTCTGTGGCTATGCCCTTCTCAGATGTCAGTCAAGATCACGCTGCAGATGGGCCCCAGAGACCAAGCAGTCCTGTGGCCAGGCGAACCAGAAGCCAGGCTGCAGGGAATCTCAGCCGTGGTGCTCGCATTCCCAGGACACGCCTTGGCTCCAGGGGGCAGAGCTCAGTTGAAGGCTCTCTGTCTCCACTGGGAAGACTAAGAAATGGAATTGGGGGTGCATCTGGCAGTCCTGGACCTGGTGCCCCCCTCACTCATCTCGACACCCCATCAGGTAGAAGTGAActcaggcagagggaggggcagcGGTTTGGAGCAGCCCATGTCTGGGAAAATGGGGCCAGAACCAATGTCACAGTGAGGAATACAAACCAAAGACTAGAGCCTATAAGACTACGGTCTACTTTCAGGAGTCGGAGCCGGTCGCCGATTCAGGCGCCGGGTGGTACGGTTTACCATAATTCACAAAGAGAGAGCCGGCCTTACCAACAGAGCACCAGGCGGTCTGTCAGGAGGAGAGGGGTAACCCGGGTCTTCCTGGAGCAGGACCCAGAAGGCAGAGGGGCTGCGTCCTCGCTCTTCTCCAACTCCAGGCTCGTGTCCAGAATCAcggtggaagaggaggaggaggagcccagcaggctgcctGCGGCCATGCGGCGACACCCGACCATCACCCTGGACCTGCAGGTGAGGAGAATTCGTCCCGGAGAGAGCAGCGACCGCGACAGCATCGCCAACAGGACTCGGTCTCGGGTGGGGCTGGCGGAGAACCGGATCTCCTTGGAGAGAAACAGCGGGGGCTTCCACCGCAGCATCTCACGCCAGGAGCGCTCGGGGATGCGCACCTACGTGAGCACCATCACCGTACCGCTACGCAGGGTGTCTGAGCACGAGCTCGCCGAGCCGTCCTCCACAGCGCTGCGATCAATCCTAAGGCAGATCATGACTGGCTTTGGTGAGCTGAGTTCTCTCATGGAGGCCGAGTCAGAGTCAGAGGCGCAGAGCGATGGCTCGCACGGGCTAGTGCTGCGCTCAGACGCGGGTCCCCCGGGTGGGGCCACCGGCCCTCCCACGGGAGGAGCCCCCAGGGGCCGGCTGGCCCGCGTGGAGCTCACCCCGCTTCATACCCTAGCCAGCGACCCCGTGGTGGGCCGGTCTGCACGGAATTCAGGTAACTTAGTGGAGACGGGAACACTACCCATTCTTCGCCTCGCTCACTTCTTCCTGCTTAACGAGGGGGATGATGACGACCCCACGCGTGGTTTAACCAAAGAGCAGATCGACAATCTCTCCACCCGGAACTACGAGCACAGCGGTGCAGACGGCGAGCCGGGCAAGGCCTGCAGTGTGTGCATCAGTGACTATGTGGCCGGAAACAAGCTCAGGCAGTTACCCTGCATGCACGAGTTCCACATCCACTGCATCGACCGGTGGCTCTCAGAGAACTGCACCTGCCCCGTCTGCCGGCAGCCTGTCTTAGGGTCCGGCCTAGCCAACAGCGGGTGA